In Spirochaetota bacterium, the following are encoded in one genomic region:
- a CDS encoding ankyrin repeat domain-containing protein, producing the protein MQQIVLCTIVGFLISTSSYGQSTQTMSSNYSPLHWAAAQGYIEMIRVLVDKGYDINAQDIDGFTPLHYAAAIGSFSGVEYLINNGADVYVVNNKNLTPLTIAAKAGEQKIVDYLFVKMRSTRIGQLQEQTEKERVNTDLVLAAKSRSEAERLRQQASEWTKEAEYWRTEAEKWTREANTLKDKQIQIDLLARERYDEILTEKLSAEKNYKTERLARNAAERLLREQGASTKAQIRAYEAQSAALAAQRSTDAAIDNLAEEFLRQGMMNNPQKLKELSGSMNSASNIVPVDILNTKQNPTDNFSITLDTVPPTIGAPTIYEEAVIEEAVIEEAVIEEAVIEEAVIEEAVIEEAVIEEAVIEEATEEYTEDESYDENY; encoded by the coding sequence ATGCAACAAATAGTATTATGTACAATTGTAGGATTTTTGATATCAACTAGTTCTTATGGGCAGTCCACACAAACAATGTCATCAAACTATTCACCATTACATTGGGCAGCAGCACAAGGTTATATAGAAATGATTAGAGTACTTGTAGATAAAGGGTATGATATTAATGCTCAAGATATTGACGGATTTACTCCACTTCATTATGCTGCGGCTATAGGTTCTTTTTCAGGTGTTGAATATCTTATAAACAACGGTGCAGATGTATATGTTGTTAATAATAAAAATCTTACACCATTAACTATAGCAGCAAAAGCTGGAGAACAAAAAATTGTTGATTATTTATTTGTAAAAATGCGATCTACAAGAATTGGACAACTTCAGGAACAAACTGAAAAAGAGAGAGTCAATACAGATCTTGTTCTAGCAGCTAAATCTAGATCAGAAGCTGAGCGATTACGTCAACAAGCTTCTGAATGGACTAAGGAAGCTGAATATTGGAGAACAGAAGCTGAAAAATGGACGAGAGAAGCCAATACTCTAAAAGATAAACAAATACAAATAGATTTATTAGCTAGAGAGCGTTATGATGAAATACTAACTGAAAAATTATCAGCAGAAAAAAATTATAAAACAGAACGCTTAGCTCGTAATGCTGCCGAAAGACTTTTAAGAGAACAGGGTGCTAGTACGAAAGCACAGATTCGTGCTTATGAAGCTCAATCTGCAGCACTGGCTGCTCAAAGATCTACAGATGCTGCTATTGATAATTTAGCAGAAGAATTTCTCAGACAAGGGATGATGAATAATCCTCAAAAATTGAAAGAGCTATCCGGTTCTATGAATTCAGCGTCAAATATTGTGCCTGTAGACATTCTTAATACAAAACAAAATCCAACAGATAATTTTAGTATTACATTAGATACAGTTCCTCCAACGATAGGAGCTCCTACTATATATGAAGAAGCTGTAATAGAAGAAGCTGTAATAGAAGAAGCTGTAATAGAAGAAGCTGTAATAGAAGAAGCTGTAATAGAAGAAGCTGTAATAGAAGAAGCTGTAATAGAAGAAGCTGTAATAGAAGAAGCTACTGAAGAATATACTGAAGATGAATCGTATGATGAAAACTATTAA